Proteins found in one Halococcus hamelinensis 100A6 genomic segment:
- a CDS encoding DUF7091 family protein — protein sequence MSDEGRLARLLSTTARAAGRRYAESRRSYDSGRTRAEGDGPYDEHVRIVCRRHAQKRTVNLDGYVPDCFDPEHPDCEGCLEDVREGTVETW from the coding sequence ATGAGCGACGAGGGTCGCCTCGCGCGGCTTCTCAGCACGACGGCGCGCGCGGCGGGTCGGCGCTACGCCGAATCGAGACGGTCCTACGACAGCGGCCGCACCCGCGCCGAGGGCGACGGCCCCTACGACGAGCACGTCCGGATCGTCTGTCGCCGCCACGCCCAGAAACGCACCGTGAACCTCGACGGCTACGTCCCGGACTGCTTCGACCCCGAGCACCCCGACTGCGAGGGCTGTCTGGAGGACGTCCGCGAGGGGACCGTCGAAACCTGGTGA
- a CDS encoding sulfite oxidase: MAPDGPDPRRRGSLTERYPGLDVLVDEPPNAQTAARSNLATPITPRDEHFVRVHHRTPEIDADEWTVSLAGLVEDEAELSMEELRCAFPTESVVHTMECSGNGRTYFEPDAEGDQWSFGAVGNAVWTGTPMSAVLDEYGGATDDGLWLSAMGGEAPPDKDVFCRSIPLAKVREDCLLAYEMNGAPMAPEHGYPVRLVVPGWFGNNSVKWVEEIRVMDGMVEGEAWTDRDGQDYTQYQQSSYRIVPDQDEQPDRHRSVDTVSTYDQMTEDEGVRNAYLFDQLVKSLLTTPEDGATLSGPRIELSGVAWSGEDAVERVEVSTDGGESWDEATFVGPDLGRYALDRFRYVWEPEPGEHTLCSRATDERGRTQPATVSDPEDELRGIENDEFPWNVKGYGNNAYRPLGVTVEVEA; this comes from the coding sequence ATGGCACCCGATGGTCCGGACCCACGGCGGCGCGGCTCGCTCACCGAACGGTATCCCGGCCTCGACGTGCTCGTCGACGAGCCGCCGAATGCACAGACGGCCGCTCGTTCGAACCTCGCGACCCCAATCACGCCGCGCGACGAACACTTCGTCCGGGTCCACCACCGGACCCCGGAGATCGACGCCGACGAGTGGACCGTCTCGCTCGCGGGGCTGGTCGAGGACGAAGCCGAGCTCTCGATGGAGGAACTCAGGTGTGCGTTCCCCACCGAGTCGGTGGTCCACACCATGGAGTGTTCGGGCAACGGACGAACCTACTTCGAGCCGGACGCCGAGGGCGACCAGTGGAGCTTCGGGGCGGTCGGCAACGCGGTCTGGACCGGCACGCCGATGAGCGCCGTCCTCGACGAGTACGGCGGCGCGACCGACGACGGGCTCTGGCTCTCGGCGATGGGTGGCGAGGCACCGCCCGACAAGGACGTCTTCTGTCGGTCGATCCCGCTGGCGAAGGTCCGGGAGGACTGTCTGCTGGCCTACGAGATGAACGGCGCACCGATGGCCCCCGAACACGGCTACCCCGTTCGACTGGTCGTTCCCGGCTGGTTCGGCAACAACAGCGTGAAATGGGTCGAGGAGATCCGCGTGATGGACGGCATGGTCGAGGGCGAGGCGTGGACCGACCGCGACGGGCAGGACTACACCCAGTACCAGCAGTCCTCCTATCGGATCGTCCCCGACCAGGACGAGCAACCCGACCGCCACCGCTCGGTCGACACCGTGAGCACCTACGACCAGATGACCGAGGACGAAGGGGTTCGGAACGCCTACCTCTTCGACCAGCTCGTGAAGTCGCTCCTCACGACGCCCGAAGACGGGGCCACGCTCTCGGGTCCACGAATCGAACTCTCGGGGGTCGCGTGGTCGGGCGAGGATGCGGTCGAGCGCGTCGAGGTCTCGACCGACGGCGGCGAGTCGTGGGACGAAGCGACGTTCGTGGGTCCGGACCTCGGACGATACGCGCTCGATCGATTCCGGTACGTCTGGGAGCCCGAACCGGGCGAGCACACGCTCTGCTCGCGGGCGACCGACGAACGCGGCCGAACGCAACCGGCCACGGTCTCGGATCCCGAGGACGAGCTTCGCGGCATCGAGAACGACGAGTTCCCCTGGAACGTGAAGGGCTACGGCAACAACGCCTATCGCCCGCTCGGAGTCACCGTCGAGGTGGAGGCGTAA
- a CDS encoding DUF2243 domain-containing protein, whose translation MASQSDEPAERAVPRRALFAAGVFGFGFSGLIDVLLLHHVLQWHHLVSGIYPMDTLDGLRINVLADGLFSIGMVVIAGVGAGLVWRAERRTATPLAFRPVAGAAVVGLGLFDLYDAVVDHMILGLHQPLSMGGMYNPHWIVVSVLIIGAGAYVYRTGIGETEDATEAPRP comes from the coding sequence ATGGCGTCCCAATCGGACGAGCCCGCCGAGCGGGCCGTTCCCCGTCGAGCACTGTTCGCCGCCGGGGTCTTCGGGTTCGGGTTCAGCGGGCTGATCGACGTGCTCCTCCTCCACCACGTCCTCCAGTGGCACCACCTCGTCTCGGGGATCTACCCGATGGACACCCTCGACGGCCTCAGGATCAACGTCCTCGCGGACGGGCTGTTCTCCATCGGCATGGTCGTCATCGCGGGGGTCGGCGCGGGCCTCGTCTGGCGCGCCGAACGGCGGACCGCGACCCCGCTCGCGTTCCGGCCGGTCGCGGGCGCGGCGGTGGTCGGTCTCGGGCTGTTCGACCTCTACGACGCGGTCGTCGACCACATGATCCTCGGCCTCCACCAGCCGCTCTCGATGGGCGGGATGTACAACCCCCACTGGATCGTCGTCAGCGTCCTCATCATCGGCGCGGGCGCGTACGTCTACCGGACGGGGATCGGCGAAACCGAGGACGCCACCGAGGCCCCTCGACCGTGA
- a CDS encoding YciE/YciF ferroxidase family protein: MCANNLDELFEDGLKHVYYAEQQLVDATEELAESTTDDELAEAFAEHHEETKEQVERLESVFEEIDATPEAEPDHAVDGLIENHEDFVNQDPDDHVLDRFNIAAGQKSEHYEIAAYGNLIPLADQLGIDVADTLEATLREEQDALDELSAFGEEFDYGQIDE; encoded by the coding sequence ATGTGTGCCAACAATCTCGACGAGCTGTTCGAGGACGGACTGAAACACGTCTACTACGCCGAACAGCAGCTCGTTGACGCGACCGAGGAGCTCGCCGAGTCCACCACCGACGACGAGCTCGCCGAGGCGTTCGCCGAACACCACGAGGAGACCAAGGAGCAGGTCGAACGCCTCGAATCGGTGTTCGAGGAGATCGACGCCACCCCGGAGGCCGAACCGGACCACGCGGTCGACGGCCTGATCGAGAACCACGAGGACTTCGTGAACCAGGACCCCGACGACCACGTCCTCGACCGGTTCAACATCGCCGCCGGCCAGAAGTCCGAACACTACGAGATCGCCGCCTACGGCAACCTGATCCCGCTGGCCGACCAGCTCGGGATCGACGTCGCCGACACCCTCGAAGCCACCCTCCGCGAGGAGCAGGACGCGCTCGACGAACTCTCGGCGTTCGGCGAGGAGTTCGACTACGGCCAGATCGACGAGTAA
- a CDS encoding SAM hydroxide adenosyltransferase — protein sequence MNPFIHLIADYGAGDPSFSEVVQRLKHEDPSITVNKTPVAPFSTVATGFWIEQLGVHNPGFEGLAIYSNTAPRSDETGPRQSNEGEQLCYLELENDVPVLAVDGGYNLSFVKDRITTFREVDAPESGSQFRSRDYFPRRVAEVANGNVESVGEELPVEDIPAKPESAVCHVDGYGNVKTSIRASALDASGEVTVEIGSHTEEVVAREAIFEADEGSLVLAPGSSGGEDPYLEVVHRGGSAAETFGHPSPGDSIELR from the coding sequence ATGAATCCCTTCATTCACCTGATCGCCGACTACGGCGCGGGCGACCCATCGTTCTCGGAGGTCGTCCAGCGACTGAAACACGAGGACCCGTCCATCACCGTGAACAAAACCCCTGTGGCTCCGTTCTCGACGGTCGCCACGGGTTTCTGGATCGAACAGTTGGGGGTGCACAACCCCGGCTTCGAGGGCCTCGCGATCTACTCGAACACCGCTCCCAGGTCGGACGAGACCGGCCCGCGGCAGTCGAACGAGGGCGAGCAGCTCTGTTATCTCGAACTCGAGAACGACGTCCCCGTGCTGGCGGTCGACGGCGGCTACAACCTCTCGTTCGTGAAGGACCGGATCACGACGTTCCGCGAGGTAGACGCCCCCGAGAGCGGGTCGCAGTTCCGTTCCCGGGATTACTTCCCGAGGCGGGTCGCCGAGGTCGCGAACGGGAACGTCGAGTCGGTCGGCGAGGAGCTCCCGGTCGAGGACATCCCGGCGAAACCGGAGTCCGCCGTCTGCCACGTCGACGGGTACGGCAACGTCAAGACCTCGATCCGGGCCTCCGCGCTCGACGCGAGCGGCGAAGTCACCGTCGAGATCGGCTCACACACTGAGGAGGTCGTCGCGCGGGAGGCGATATTCGAGGCCGACGAGGGCTCGCTGGTGCTGGCACCGGGCTCGTCGGGTGGCGAGGACCCGTACCTCGAAGTCGTCCACCGCGGCGGTTCGGCGGCGGAGACCTTCGGTCATCCGAGTCCCGGCGATTCCATCGAGCTCCGATAG
- a CDS encoding SDR family oxidoreductase: MDLELDGNAALVTASTSGLGLASAEALAAEGANVTICGRDADRLDSARETVDAAGPGDVLGVQADITDPADCEALVEGTVEAFGGLDHLVTSAGGPPSGQFLDLPEEEWYTAYDLLVMSVVRVLTAAHPHLDDSDAGTWVAITSTSVAEPIEGLVLSNAVRRGVPGLVETVAREFGPSIRANSVLPGSYETPRIEELIEAGVERGDYEDYEAGLADWSDDVPLDRVGDPRELGEAVAFLSSARASYLTGAAVPVDGGSLKS, from the coding sequence ATGGACCTCGAACTCGACGGCAACGCGGCGCTGGTGACGGCGAGCACGAGCGGGCTCGGGCTGGCGAGCGCCGAAGCGCTCGCCGCCGAAGGTGCGAACGTGACTATCTGTGGCCGCGACGCCGACCGGCTGGACTCGGCGCGCGAGACGGTCGACGCGGCGGGGCCGGGTGACGTGCTCGGCGTGCAGGCGGACATCACCGACCCGGCGGATTGTGAGGCGCTGGTCGAGGGGACCGTCGAGGCGTTCGGCGGCCTCGATCACCTCGTGACGTCGGCGGGCGGGCCGCCGAGCGGGCAATTCCTCGACCTCCCCGAGGAGGAGTGGTACACGGCCTACGACCTACTGGTGATGAGCGTCGTCCGGGTGCTCACGGCCGCCCACCCGCACCTCGACGACAGCGACGCCGGGACCTGGGTCGCGATCACCTCGACGAGCGTGGCCGAACCGATCGAGGGGCTGGTGCTCTCGAACGCGGTCCGGCGCGGGGTGCCGGGATTGGTCGAGACCGTCGCACGGGAGTTCGGCCCATCGATCCGGGCGAACTCGGTGTTGCCGGGGAGCTACGAGACGCCACGGATCGAGGAACTCATCGAAGCGGGCGTCGAGCGCGGCGACTACGAGGACTACGAGGCCGGGCTGGCGGACTGGTCCGACGACGTGCCGCTCGACCGCGTGGGCGACCCGCGCGAGCTCGGCGAAGCGGTCGCGTTCCTGTCGAGCGCACGCGCGAGCTACCTCACCGGGGCCGCCGTGCCGGTCGACGGTGGCTCGCTCAAGAGCTGA
- a CDS encoding TRAM domain-containing protein, with translation MADCPLADECPSFSERINGMGCQHYGNRGGAEWCNHYSQPIRELKSQPVTIGEELVVTVEDMHESGAGVGRTEDGFIVFVDGVLPEARSRVKITKVRSNHARADELERLPMEEEGEAGDEDETETDESEGEDDDDDGPKRPGRRQRLGSRENFWGG, from the coding sequence ATGGCGGACTGTCCACTCGCCGACGAATGCCCGAGTTTCTCCGAGCGGATCAACGGCATGGGGTGTCAACACTACGGGAATCGCGGCGGTGCGGAGTGGTGTAATCACTACAGCCAGCCCATCAGGGAGCTGAAATCCCAGCCGGTGACGATCGGCGAGGAGCTGGTCGTCACGGTCGAGGATATGCACGAGAGCGGCGCGGGCGTGGGCCGGACCGAGGACGGCTTCATCGTCTTCGTCGACGGCGTGTTGCCCGAGGCGCGCTCGCGGGTGAAGATCACGAAGGTCCGATCGAACCACGCGCGGGCGGACGAACTCGAACGCCTCCCAATGGAAGAGGAGGGCGAGGCGGGCGATGAAGACGAAACCGAGACCGACGAGAGTGAGGGCGAAGACGACGATGACGACGGGCCGAAACGGCCGGGGCGTCGTCAGCGCCTCGGCAGCCGCGAGAACTTCTGGGGCGGGTAG
- a CDS encoding Nramp family divalent metal transporter has translation MSRGGTSLRRLPFRELLTYLGPGFLISVAYMDPGNWATNISGGAQYGTALLWVIVLASFMAMGIQIVAAKLGIATGKGIAQLCRERLPRPLVYFLWAAAELAMIATDMAEIIGAAIGFSLVFNVPLPAGAVLAGAASFALLGVRTARKQGYRWVEFVIMALVGVIALGFLFEVALARPTGGEIARGLLPTIPGPDALYVAIGILGATVMPHSVYLHPYIVQDRRNRLMETDGDTEAVHRRHFRFESVDTILALFGAMFVNAAMLVVAAAALQGTGISTLNEAYVTLQNVFGSNSSLVFGLALIAAGLSSSLVATMAGQTVMDGFLDLQINVWLRRSVTLVPSLAVVIAGFDPTSVLVASQVALSFELPFVLIPLLWFTREEGLMQSFTNRKTTTTVLGAMIALIVVLNVWLIYTEVFV, from the coding sequence GTGAGCCGCGGGGGCACGTCCCTGCGACGGCTCCCGTTTCGGGAGCTACTGACGTATCTCGGGCCGGGATTCCTGATCAGCGTCGCGTACATGGACCCGGGGAACTGGGCCACCAACATCTCGGGTGGCGCGCAGTACGGCACCGCGTTGCTGTGGGTGATCGTGCTCGCGAGCTTCATGGCGATGGGGATCCAGATCGTCGCGGCGAAGCTCGGGATCGCGACCGGGAAGGGGATCGCCCAGCTCTGTCGCGAGCGGTTGCCGCGGCCCCTCGTGTACTTCCTGTGGGCCGCCGCGGAGCTCGCGATGATCGCGACCGACATGGCGGAGATCATCGGCGCGGCGATCGGGTTCAGCCTCGTGTTCAACGTCCCCCTGCCAGCGGGAGCGGTGCTCGCGGGCGCGGCGTCGTTCGCCCTTCTTGGGGTCAGAACCGCCCGTAAGCAGGGCTACCGCTGGGTCGAGTTCGTGATCATGGCGCTCGTCGGCGTGATCGCGCTCGGCTTCCTCTTCGAAGTGGCCCTCGCCCGACCCACGGGTGGGGAGATCGCGCGCGGGCTCCTGCCGACGATCCCCGGTCCGGACGCGCTCTACGTCGCGATCGGGATCCTCGGCGCGACCGTGATGCCCCACTCGGTCTACCTCCACCCCTACATCGTCCAGGACCGCCGGAATCGGTTGATGGAGACCGACGGGGACACCGAGGCCGTCCACCGCCGGCACTTCCGGTTCGAGTCGGTGGACACGATACTCGCGCTGTTCGGCGCGATGTTCGTCAACGCCGCGATGCTCGTGGTCGCCGCGGCGGCGCTCCAGGGCACAGGAATAAGCACGCTCAACGAGGCGTACGTCACCCTCCAGAACGTCTTCGGCTCGAACTCGAGCCTCGTGTTCGGGCTCGCGCTGATAGCCGCTGGCCTGTCGTCCTCGCTGGTGGCGACGATGGCCGGACAGACCGTCATGGACGGCTTCCTCGACCTCCAGATCAACGTCTGGCTCCGGCGGTCGGTGACCCTCGTCCCGAGCCTCGCGGTCGTGATCGCGGGCTTCGACCCGACGAGCGTGCTGGTAGCCTCCCAGGTCGCGCTGAGTTTCGAACTCCCGTTCGTGTTGATCCCGTTGCTCTGGTTCACGCGCGAGGAGGGGTTGATGCAGTCGTTCACGAACCGGAAGACCACGACGACGGTGCTCGGGGCGATGATCGCGTTGATCGTGGTGCTCAACGTCTGGCTGATCTACACCGAAGTGTTCGTCTGA
- a CDS encoding PH domain-containing protein — MAERDVPEWVTLTEGESVLWDGHPSLRLIAPAVLAGLVLVLGGVALAIVVTDPTLRWLFLVGVPAGIAVAAWSYISVVSTRYVLTSEEVYRKTGLLNRNVAQIRLDRVQNTTCSQSLTERLFSYGDITIYTAGSDTMDITLSDVPNPQQVNRRLTEALDAASTSGARAGP, encoded by the coding sequence ATGGCAGAACGCGACGTTCCCGAGTGGGTCACCCTCACCGAGGGGGAGTCGGTGCTCTGGGACGGGCATCCAAGCCTCCGACTGATCGCACCCGCGGTCCTCGCGGGGCTGGTGCTCGTGCTCGGCGGGGTCGCGCTCGCGATCGTCGTGACCGACCCGACCCTCCGATGGCTGTTCCTCGTCGGCGTTCCGGCCGGCATCGCGGTCGCCGCGTGGTCGTACATCTCGGTCGTGAGCACCCGGTACGTGCTGACCTCGGAGGAGGTCTACCGGAAGACCGGGCTCCTGAACCGAAACGTCGCCCAGATCCGGCTCGACCGGGTCCAGAACACGACCTGTAGCCAGTCGCTGACCGAACGGCTGTTCTCCTACGGCGACATCACGATCTACACCGCCGGCTCCGACACCATGGACATCACACTCAGCGACGTGCCGAACCCCCAGCAGGTGAACCGCCGTCTGACGGAGGCGCTCGACGCCGCCTCCACCTCGGGGGCGCGCGCCGGTCCGTGA
- a CDS encoding homoserine kinase translates to MLTVRAPATSANLGSGFDVFGVALSRPADIVRVSKADETTIEVTGTGSEYIPEDPEKNTVGAVAEALDAPAHIEIDKGIRPASGLGSSAASAAAAAVGLRDLYDRDYTREELVPIAAEGEAVVSGEAHADNVAPSILGGFTVATPDGITQVDTSIPLVACLPETVVSTRDARRVVPDRVDMNDVVETVGNAASLTVGMCRGDPELVGRGMADPMVTPARAELIDGYDAVCLAAREAGATGVTVSGAGPTVIAACRAGDRRAIGSAMLDAFAEADITARAFRTRVGEGATVY, encoded by the coding sequence ATGCTCACCGTCCGGGCTCCCGCGACCAGCGCCAACCTCGGCAGCGGGTTCGACGTCTTCGGCGTCGCGCTGTCGCGCCCGGCGGACATCGTTCGAGTCTCGAAGGCCGACGAGACCACCATCGAGGTCACGGGTACCGGGAGCGAGTACATCCCGGAGGACCCGGAGAAGAACACCGTCGGCGCGGTCGCCGAGGCGCTCGACGCACCCGCCCACATCGAGATCGACAAGGGGATCCGGCCGGCCTCGGGGCTCGGCTCGTCGGCCGCGAGCGCCGCCGCCGCCGCGGTCGGCCTCCGCGACCTCTACGACCGTGACTACACCAGGGAAGAACTCGTGCCGATCGCCGCCGAGGGCGAAGCCGTGGTGTCGGGCGAGGCCCACGCCGACAACGTCGCACCCTCCATCCTGGGCGGGTTCACGGTCGCCACCCCCGACGGTATCACCCAGGTCGACACCTCGATCCCGCTGGTCGCCTGCCTCCCCGAGACCGTAGTCTCGACCCGCGACGCCCGGCGGGTGGTGCCCGACCGGGTGGACATGAACGACGTGGTCGAGACGGTGGGGAACGCCGCGAGCCTCACCGTGGGGATGTGCCGGGGCGACCCCGAACTCGTCGGGCGGGGGATGGCGGACCCGATGGTGACACCCGCGCGGGCCGAGCTGATCGACGGCTACGATGCGGTCTGTCTGGCGGCGCGCGAGGCGGGCGCGACGGGCGTCACGGTGAGCGGCGCGGGACCCACGGTGATAGCGGCGTGTCGGGCGGGCGACCGGCGGGCGATCGGGAGCGCGATGCTCGATGCGTTCGCCGAGGCCGACATCACCGCCCGCGCCTTCCGAACTCGCGTCGGTGAGGGCGCGACGGTGTACTGA
- a CDS encoding tRNA uridine(34) 5-carboxymethylaminomethyl modification radical SAM/GNAT enzyme Elp3: MSTETPATETEAFERVCETLVERILDGEIERDDVESAKLDACSEFSAPKVPKNSEILDRAPEGRREELEKVLQRKPVRTASGVSPVAIMTSPQMCPHGKCLYCPGGPASEFSSSQSYTGHEPAAARGVQNDYDPYGQVTLRLNQLREIGHPVDKVELILMGGTMTARSHDYQEWFVKRALEAMNDFDPAAEPTPSETESFAQDPDEYEFEYLEDVIAENEHGRIRNIGTTFETKPDWCDPEQIDRMLSLGGTKVEVGVQTTYDEINRAMHRGHGTQASVDANRRLRDAGFKVGFHMMPGQPGMSREMCIEDFRRLFEESEWRPDYLKIYPMLVVRGTRTYDMWRQGEYEPLDNESAAELVAEVKSMIPKYVRLQRVQRDIPADFIDAGVWKSNLRQLARQRMENHGWSCDCIRCREVGMNDDPPENVERDVLTYESGGGTEQFISYEDPDRDLLVGFCRLRFPNDPVRTELRNAAIVRELHVYGPMVEVGQQSADWQHKGYGGKLLRHAEAMAADAGYDELAVISGIGAREYYHDRGYRQDGPYVSKRL; this comes from the coding sequence ATGAGCACCGAGACCCCGGCGACCGAGACGGAGGCGTTCGAGCGGGTCTGTGAGACGCTGGTCGAACGAATTCTGGACGGAGAGATCGAGCGCGACGATGTCGAGTCGGCCAAACTCGACGCGTGTTCGGAGTTCTCGGCCCCGAAGGTCCCGAAGAACTCGGAGATCCTCGACCGTGCGCCCGAGGGCCGCCGCGAGGAGCTCGAGAAAGTCCTCCAGCGAAAGCCCGTCAGAACCGCCTCGGGCGTCTCGCCGGTGGCGATCATGACCTCGCCGCAGATGTGTCCCCACGGGAAGTGTCTCTACTGTCCCGGCGGGCCGGCCTCCGAGTTCTCGAGTTCCCAGTCCTACACGGGCCACGAACCCGCCGCCGCACGCGGGGTGCAGAACGACTACGACCCCTACGGACAGGTCACTCTCCGGCTGAACCAGCTCCGCGAGATCGGCCACCCAGTGGATAAAGTCGAACTCATCCTGATGGGCGGGACGATGACCGCCCGGAGCCACGACTACCAGGAGTGGTTCGTCAAGCGCGCGCTCGAAGCCATGAACGACTTCGACCCCGCGGCCGAACCGACCCCCTCCGAGACGGAGAGCTTCGCACAGGATCCGGACGAGTACGAGTTCGAGTATCTGGAGGACGTGATCGCCGAGAACGAACACGGCCGGATCCGGAACATCGGGACGACCTTCGAGACCAAACCCGACTGGTGTGACCCCGAACAGATCGACCGGATGCTCTCGCTGGGCGGCACGAAGGTCGAAGTCGGGGTCCAGACGACGTACGACGAGATCAACCGGGCGATGCACCGGGGCCACGGCACCCAGGCCTCCGTCGACGCGAACCGACGGCTCCGGGATGCGGGCTTCAAGGTCGGCTTCCACATGATGCCCGGCCAGCCCGGCATGAGCCGGGAGATGTGCATCGAGGACTTCAGACGGCTGTTCGAGGAGTCGGAGTGGCGGCCCGACTACCTCAAGATCTACCCGATGCTCGTGGTGCGCGGCACGCGGACCTACGACATGTGGCGACAGGGCGAGTACGAACCGCTCGACAACGAGTCGGCCGCCGAGCTCGTCGCCGAGGTCAAGTCGATGATCCCGAAGTACGTCCGCCTGCAACGCGTCCAGCGCGACATACCGGCGGACTTCATCGACGCGGGCGTCTGGAAGTCGAACCTCCGCCAGCTCGCCCGCCAGCGGATGGAAAATCACGGCTGGAGCTGTGACTGCATCCGGTGTCGGGAGGTCGGGATGAACGACGACCCACCCGAGAACGTCGAGCGCGACGTGCTGACCTACGAGTCGGGCGGCGGCACCGAGCAGTTCATCAGCTACGAGGATCCCGATCGAGACCTCCTCGTGGGGTTCTGTCGGCTCCGCTTCCCGAACGACCCGGTCAGAACGGAGCTTCGGAACGCGGCCATCGTGCGTGAACTCCACGTCTACGGGCCGATGGTGGAGGTCGGTCAGCAAAGTGCGGATTGGCAGCACAAGGGCTACGGCGGGAAACTCCTCCGGCACGCCGAGGCGATGGCCGCCGACGCCGGCTACGACGAGCTCGCCGTGATCAGCGGCATCGGCGCGCGCGAGTACTACCACGACCGGGGCTACCGACAGGACGGCCCGTACGTCTCGAAACGGCTCTGA
- a CDS encoding DUF7835 family putative zinc beta-ribbon protein, with translation MSITNQSADALTESCDDCERDTPHSVSIELRTESKKRENREFSREPYRITECMVCGAETALRMNNA, from the coding sequence ATGTCGATCACGAATCAGTCTGCAGACGCCCTCACCGAATCCTGCGACGACTGCGAACGCGACACCCCACATTCAGTCTCGATAGAGCTCCGGACCGAGAGCAAGAAGCGCGAGAACCGGGAGTTCTCCCGCGAGCCCTATCGGATAACCGAGTGTATGGTCTGCGGCGCGGAGACCGCCCTCCGGATGAACAACGCCTGA
- a CDS encoding HIT family protein yields the protein MDQVFAPWRIEWVERDEESEGCAFCELPERDADREARVVARSEHAFCLLNNAPYNPGHAMVIPYRHTGDYAALDEAELHDHSRLVQRTIRAVEAGLDPDGLNTGMNLGDAAGGSIGDHCHTHVVPRWAGDTNFMPVVSDTKVIVEAIDDTYDHLRTAFADQDGTTGRGTDEAVVVDTDAP from the coding sequence ATGGACCAGGTGTTCGCGCCGTGGCGTATCGAGTGGGTCGAACGCGACGAGGAGTCCGAGGGCTGTGCGTTCTGTGAGCTCCCGGAGCGCGACGCCGACCGCGAGGCGCGGGTCGTCGCCCGGAGCGAGCACGCGTTCTGCCTCCTCAACAACGCGCCCTACAACCCGGGTCACGCGATGGTGATCCCTTACCGGCACACCGGCGACTACGCGGCGCTCGACGAGGCCGAACTCCACGACCACTCGCGACTCGTCCAGCGCACGATCCGCGCGGTCGAGGCGGGGCTCGACCCCGACGGGCTGAACACCGGGATGAACCTCGGGGACGCCGCCGGGGGTTCGATCGGCGACCACTGTCACACCCACGTCGTCCCGCGGTGGGCGGGCGACACCAACTTCATGCCGGTGGTGAGCGACACGAAGGTCATCGTCGAGGCGATCGACGACACCTACGACCACCTCCGGACGGCGTTCGCGGACCAGGACGGCACGACGGGTCGGGGAACCGACGAGGCGGTCGTCGTGGACACCGACGCGCCCTGA